The DNA region CAGGGAACGTTCTCTCTAGGTTATAAAATGAAACACAAAAATAACCTGCAGGGAACATTTTGGGAacgccctgctgaaaaaaaaacaataaaacattacagaaaattctaatggtttccattaaaatagcaataggaaccattagcttttaccattaaaaccactaaaCAGTAGtttgttttgggccatattccattagaaccaatacatattccattagaaccaatagaGACCATCAAAAAcaatacactgtagtgtgttttgggccatattccattagaaccaataaaattcccaataaaaccattagaattttctgtaatggttttattgttttttttcagcagggcgtTCTCTCTAGGTTattaattaaacataaaaaacccTGCAGGGAACGTTCTCTCTATTATAAATATAACCTACAGAAAACCTTACCAGAACGTTCTTATTTggttaacaaaaaataaataaaccaaatgGGAACAATAAGggaacgttaggggaacgttgtGTGTTTGCTGGGAATGTATAATAATGCAGATAATAGTATGTTTGTCACTTTATGAATGTTGCAATGTTGAATCTGGGGAGGTCAGGTGACTTTGAAACCAATTCTTAaattcttattttattaaaattacatAGCACACAACATAAAATTAATGAGTTTGACACATTACAAAAGAGTTTATAAAAGAGATAAATGTGATACAAAAATGATAAATGtatcaataaaatatgaaaaacaacactaTTGTATATAGTTACAGTATGTTGGCTTGCTGCCTGAAAATTAAACAACCACACACATACATCCACACAGCACTCTGGTCACAGAAAATACCCATACAATTGGCAGACAAGCTTCTGTGTGAATGTAAACATGTCCGTAAATCTTCTATCGTTCTTGGAAAGaagacctagtaacattgccgtaagATGCCCGGAAAACCCTCAGTATGAAAAGACACAAACacaatgccgtaatgggcgtgttgtagtgaggacgcgcgtgtcatcacaacaaTTAAGTTATgattcagctctttaaaacaagaGATTTACATGCAGATCAATATTCATGAGAAATGACAGCAAACTCGACTGAAGCTAATATCATGCAAGTTAGCTCGTCACTATTAgcgctgaagcagagatcattcagcagcaaaAAAGAATATTGTGTCACATGCTCATATgagcttataataaacaaaaatccctgtgcgtcatcgcaacaagatatatcgtttaGCTCCTCAAAACAGggtttttaaatgcacattaacaatcacgatgagaaatttagagatcagggagcttttaaaatatccactctgaagctgagatcactCACCAGCATAGAATGGGGCGTCACATGCTCCTTTATAACCTTATCCTAAACAAAAACAAGCTGCTAGGCGCTGAAAGCACGTCCTGGTCAAGACGTTAAACTGACCCGATAGGGACTAGAGGGATATCCTACCTAGATGGATGGATGTGTCCTACCAGAAGATCTTAGATGATCTTAGATCAATATGGCTATGGGGACCAAACTAGTGAAACTATCAAAGTGTTATTGGGACGCAGCAATAACACTCTTACCTCAAAAGGCAAGTAAGGGGTTTAACCGTTGAAAGACTTTGAGGAAAGGGTAAGGCAATACAAGGAGACCTTGGAAATCAAGGTGGTTGTTCAACCAATCTGCCAGCCACTGACAAGTATGCTAAGACTGGAAAATCCAAGAACAAATATTTCTCCGTAGCTAACCACAACGTGAGAACGCTGAACGACACATAGAACAAAGAAACCGACGTATGGATtacactagggatgcaccgaatattcggccaccgaaagacttttatcaccgaaacaatacggccgaaatgttgtgatgacgcaaacagaaaccgcgacctgcacgtgcttgtctgaagcaacatgtatgcggcgtggatgtatttaaacgcaaaaaggtgctaaagtacgcacagaggcacatgcggttgtgtccggtccagacgtgatcatcacagtgagttcgcccttcaaagatcagaactcttgatgtgtaaactttagagagagtcgcgcaaatgtgtctcatactgtatagtccattaacataaatgtgccgaataaagcaataacgtaacgtttttatgctgcgctgtttgggattcgccttcgttctctgtgtgcgcgcgtgtttaagtgccctcaatagtgcacacacgagtgagacgcaaacaagcgaacgtaaaatctttctgttattgacagggcacatataaacaaaatgatctccaaagtattctttttctaataaaaacatttgtttatgtcttaagtgtatgcatagattacagtcataaaccagtctgtgcttatttaaagagacagtaacctcaattaacctacttaagtcttacaaagagacaaatagctctaaaaataataatatatttaatttatacaataaagacagtgttatgactcatttaattccatttctgtacctaatgctaatgttagcccttattaatgtgcagctttgttcttttttttataaatgtttgtaatttctttatttgttattagattttccccatatgtgccctgtcaatgaTCTGCAACCAATCAGATATCTCCCccttgttttagccaatcaCAAGAACGCACCCCACATGGGGGATTGTTtacttagggcgcactcacattatcccaaccaaaccaaaccatgcctggGCGCGATTGCCACCCCTCCcaactcccccaggtgcacgcactcacactgtacttcttatcgatccgagtccgggcgcgctttcgtcattaagatgcgattgttttgaaaaagcaggaagtaaagcgctctcttaacactggaacccaccgtaatgatatgtctgtgtttttcattcggagtcgtttggtgcgcgattacagacagccctctcacatgtcatcatattgctaagttgatctgtcacgtgcgcagctcggacattcacgtaaccccgctgcgcgcatcaaaaggtttttacggatgcagatgaaggtgagtggtcgcgcaactgacgtcttcacctcttcaccacagccttccgcgcctgagcccaagtgaaccgcgctccggcccacctctgcaacccggccgtggCACGATTAAACAatccgagcgcggtttggtttggataatgtgagtgcgcccttataagccaatcacatgacctttaagctggtttgccaaccgccaataaaacCGAAAAAGATTGTGACTGGCTAAAACAAGGAGGAGATATCTGATTGGTTGCAGATCAttccctgtttaaaaaaaggcatttgtGTGTCGAGCCAAGTCAGGGGAGTCTCAAaattcacacacaaatgcagtaaagttcacagaccaaaaacagtttgtaaatcaagatatatttgtgtgtgcatcagaaatacatttctgaatcttgtcctgtgcatttgtgaatcttgagtgcatttgtaaatgttgtttgcatttctgaattggttgtgtatttatgaattttgtgtgcatttctgaattttgtgtgcatttgtgaatcttctgtgcttcttaaattttgtgtgtgcatttgtgaattttgtgtgcatttgtgtatcctgcatgtgtatttatgaatcctgtgtgtgcatatgtgaatgtagtgtgtgcatttatctttattgagactCTTCTAGCTCCATATGCCAATGACAAGTAATTCCGActttccacaataccgctattatccaccaatTGGTGCTCTTTCGCAACTTATACAACTCAGAAGTATTGCCCACatttaacttttgtgaaaatcatgaaaaatggctggcgactttttttaaaatgctggtggggaaagagttaaagttcgggaaagagttaaactttctctccagtatgaacccTCTGATGGGCTTTGAAGTCACCTGAAGAAGCAAACGTCTTgccacactgagagcatttgtacggtttttcacctgtatgaactcTCTGGTGCCTTAGTAAGTTTGACTGGTGACTAAcactcttcccacagacactacagtgataaggtttctctccagtgtgaacccTCTGATGAGCTCTTAATTGAGTTGACCTagagaagctctttccacagacactacagtgataaggtttctctccagtgtgaactctttgATGAACTCTTAATTGAGATGAACTAGAGAAgctcttcccacagacactacagtgatgaggtttctctccagtatgaactctttgATGAACTCTTAATTGAGATAAATTAGAAAAGCTCTTTCCACAGAgactacagtgataaggtttctctccagtgtgaacccTCTGATGATCTCTTAATTGAGTTGACCTAGAGAAGCTCTTTtcacagacactacagtgatgaggtttctctccagtgtgaagtctTTGATGAGCTCTTAATTGAGATGACCTagagaagctctttccacagacactacagtgatgaggtttctctccagtgtgaactctttgATGATCTTTTAATTGAGTTGAATTGgagaagctctttccacagtgagcgcagacgtaaggtttctctccagtgtgagtcCTCTGATGGACTTTGAAGTGACTTGAAGCAGCAAaagtcttgtcacactgagagcatttgtaaggtttttctccagtgtgaactctctcatgGACTATCAGATTATATTTATGGCAGAAACATCTATCACAGTGTAAACACTGATAGAGTTTCTCTTTAAAGTGAATATTCTGGTGTATTTTTAATGAACTTGAATCCATAAAGGTTTTGTCACATTCACTGCACTGATACGGTCTCTCATTGGTGTGTAAAAGCACATGTGTCTTCAGACTATGTTTACAGCTAAATCTCTTCTCACAGTGAGGACACCcataaggtttctctcctgtATGAACTCTCAGATGAATTTTAAGATTGGCTTTGGTTCTGAAGTCTTttccacattcagtgcagtTGAAAGGCTTTTCATCACTGTGTGTCCTCGTGTGAAGATTTAGTTTAGAGGAAGAGACACAAATCCTCCCACACTGCTCACAGTGAAACTGctttctcttcttcttcttctcgctgtggtcttctgaatgaagtttcttctcttgtaaggtagtaaagctgatctcagatctgTTGAAGAGTTTctcttctgtgtgttttctctcatgtctctctaaatgtctctgtgagctgaatgtctttccacaggtgatgcaggaaagagtttgtgctgtcagtcgctcttttgatgttgaggacgttatttctatatccaaacatgaatcactcttcacatctgaaagaaacatgaaaCAATTAAATTGTCTTTTCACTCTTATTTACACAAAGAAGGTTAGAAGGCTAGAATgaaattaagtatttttaaagggatagttcaccccaaaatgatcacttttccctgtgtcattttAAACCCCCAAGTGCTCAGATTGTTTTCAACTGATAAGCAATATGCTGAACCAATTTTTATGTActgttatacttctgtttttgacaCAATTACAACAACACTACTGAAATGAACAAACCCTTATTATAATATCAATCACTCCCTCTTTACATACAATGTAATAAACAGAACCCGAACGATTTTATCGGCAATATGAGCATGTCGCAGATATATctcaccacatttgtgagtgatcgttgcaaaaaaataattttattttgtatttataatgtatatagtgtactttctatgtacagtataatgtagtataatatactgtagtttaTGTTTACTGTACTATACTATACACAATGAATACGGTTGTCCGATATATTGTTAATTGTTATCTGTTTTTTACTACCTAATATATGTATCAGCATCAGCCCccaaaaaaatgcatatcggtTGGGGTCTAGTAATAAATAGAAGAGtgaaagagtgaagaataatattaatttaatgaataataatCACTAAAATAATACATTGTCAGGAAAGTAACAAACCAAACAGCTTATATCTCATTGAATATCCTAACTGATATTTTATGTCAGAATAattcatattttgttgttatagTTTATGAAATGGCTGTTGACAAAACGCTGTTTATTACTCATAAATCAACTTTAGCAAACTTGCTATAGCTCGCggaggtaataaataattaattcatGTCCACTGCAATTTATTtagatgttttttttagcaaaataattttcatctgattaatgttaatttaacttaatttgaaTGTGGTGGCTGTGCTTCAGCCTTCAACCCGGTAagtgaacagcaatataaaCACGAGTTTAAAAGGCTACTAAtaagcataaataaaaaaaattattcagcATTTTTATTTCCCACAAGCATTTATTCATGGCTGTTTAGTTCATGAAAAGCTACGTTGTTAAttccttacaaaaattaaccatggttttactacagctAAAAAAAACATCGTTACtgttgtaaaaccatggtaaccacaaaagaaccatggttttgacaaccgtggttttcaaaaaccacagTTAAACCATTAGTGTAGTTAAatcatggttttgctgatagtaatcaatacaccaaaaaacatggttactacacttttaccacaataaggGATGGGAAAGGATTTAAAGAAACAATTTATGTGACTGAGTTTGTATCACTTTTTAGCTGCATAGATTGCTTTTCATGCAATATAACACATCTCATCTGTACATTAATGTctgttatattaaataaattgattactTAAAGCAAAGTAAGTAGGCCTATACTTAAAGTCCTTTTAATGAAGTTGCGTCACTCTGCCGTCATATTTGCTGTGCACACTGTTGTTGTCTCATCTCCTCAGTGGTGAAATGGCGTCCAGCGTGCAAATCTCAAAACGGTCACGAGATGGCGGCATTTATTGGTCAAGCCGATATTACAAAACCTATATCCGATAATGGTAAAATGCTTAAAGCAGGGGtccttcttttttttttttgttgaggaAATGATTGTGAAACTAACCAATTCAATTGGACAGACAGAAGCCTCCCGAATTTAATCAGAAATACttaaaatgtgttctgaagagAATCGGAGCACTTGGAGGGTTAAAGACAACACATGagtagagatcgaccgatactcatttttttttaaaccgataacaaatatttggatgcttatgtgcccgataaccgatatgctgaaccgatttttatttactgttatacttctgtttttgatATAATTACTACAACACGACTGATCTGAACAAAcctttataataataatcatcatcatcacaatcacttcctctttgcatacaaagtaataaatagaggggtctgaaatagtgaagaataatattaatttaatgaataatgtagaaactatattcccaatacatggaccattccaaacacccctatcattTCGTCAGAATGGACTGATCCAAAGTTTGCGCTGCGGTTTTGACAGAGCGGGAAAGAGAAAAGCATAGCGGAAGTGGCTGCATATTCTACatagtttatagagtaaaacaggtGGATTAAGTGCCTTTTTTGAGATATAATATCATTGTCTTGACCAGCAACCTGTAGCGTTCAGCAATCCAACCAGTTGTtagcaaagagattttacaaataatatcactgactggaatactacattcaggaaagtaacaaacaaaacaacttaTATCACTGAATTTCTTAACTGGTAATGTTATTTGATGtcagaataattaatattttgttgttatagcttatgaaatggctgttgacagcgctgtttatctatgcatttactcacgcattaaaggaatagtctacccttttgccatattaaactatgttattacctcaacctagacgaattaatacatacctatcttttttcaatgcgtgcactgtacagcgcgttgtgaatgtgttagcatttagcctagccccattcattcctatggtaccaaaaagagttttattttgtggcaccaaacttactggtataacacctcatgtaacagtctttaaatagggaaaacacggaagtgtttagTGGCATCCCtatttggtaccataggaatgaatgggtctaggctaaatgctaacacattcacgatgcgctatacagtgcacacattgaaaatgGATggatattaatttgtctaagttgaggtaataacatagtttaatatggcaaaaggatagactattcctttaactgttTCAAACTGTGACTGCTTGCGGAggtaataaataatgaatatccacagacatttatttagatattttagcaaaataatgtttatctggtaaatgttaatataacgtagtgtaaatcttgttaaaagttAGTTACATGTGGTGGCTGTGCTTCAGCCTTCAACCCGGTAAGTGAACAgcaatatgaacgtgattttacgatgctaatgataagcataaataacagaaaaacgaatttaatttagcgtttttaattccacaaagcattaattcatggctgttttattcatgcaaaactatgtcgttattgggaccggattttatggatcagccagcgtgactctgtgagtttgtctcttttcttggacaagctgcatacattgcttttaataaatcaacttatttaacataacattaATGCACAATATGTGTTATAAATGCCTGCAAATATGCGAAGTAAGTATACTCAAAGACCTTTTAATGAAGTCGCGTCACTCCGCCTTCATATTTTCTGTGCACGCTGCTGCTCCAGCACGCAATTCTCAATTCTCTCGTTTATCGGTCAATCCGATATTACAAAACCGATATCCGATCAtcggaaaatgctcaaatatcggggaaaatatcggaaaacagatatatcggtcgatctctacaCATGAGTAAGTGATTAttatcattttggggtgaactaagtATTAAAGATGTCCTAAACCCCTTTAACATTTTAGTACTTACACTTTTTGGTCTTTTAATTAGTGAGTTTGTGACTGAAAACCCAAAACAGGTGCTCACATGccgtttaaaatgttaaaaacacaacaataaTTGATGAGACATACCTGATGGAATAAAATCATCATCTTCCTCAGTGCGATCTTCCTCTTTgagttcagttttgatttctgtgggttcagttttgatttctgtgggttcagttttgatttctgtgggttcagttttaatcttcatcatgaggttcgtgcagtcgatgagtttaactgaacacatcttcagtgtggtctgcaggatctgctgctgttctccagcgttacagacagaatccagagactctgtggaggtttgatcctcctgtaagctctgtttactgtcacacactgtagtgtcctgAGTGTCTGTGGGCTTTGACTCAGTATAACAGAGTAAAGTCAGACTGAGATCGGAGTCCTGTGTGTGTCTGGATTTCTCTTCAGAGAGTTTAGAGTCCAGCAGTGGCTGTGGTGTGCGGCTCTGATCTCTGCTCATCCACACTGAATCCAGACTCCCATCATCACTCACATACACTGAAGATTCACAACAATCCACATCctgacaacacaacacacacaaacagtaagattaaaaatgatttgatgttgtctgattcaggtaaatgatgtttaaagctgtacaaacctctcGTTTAATTGCTAAATCTCCTCTTGACCTCAGCGTTTTCTCCAGTAACTCCACCTCTTTCTTTAGCTGAaagatttctgtgatgaaatcatcaatatatccagcatggacagatcagttcctactACTGATTTTAAGAACAGCACGTCTCATCATCAAAGTCtcaacactaaaatacacagagacaagactctGTTTACACTCATGAAACACGCAagagaaaaacactgaggatacacaaacacatcacactcgcgctctttctttctttctttcgtgAGTTTATCTGCGGACTAAagagctgcagcgcctcctgctgtactggagatAGAAGACAAATTTAGCAAAACAAGTATGCGTCTCAATTATGGCCAGAAATCATCACAAACTATTGTATGTATAAGTGATGACTAAATGAAAGAAGGGGTGGGAAAATAATTGCTGAAGAATAAAGACAGAACATTAAGCTTTTAAAGTAAGGACATCGTAGGACAAAGAGATTATGGTCATATTAAAAATACAATCTTTTACAAACTTTTCACAACGTTatacaacattttaaaaacttttaaaaaccactccctaaacaacaacaaaaaggaCGTTTTATAAACGTTGTAAAATACCTAATTAGAAAAAGCATAAATCATAAATCAGTTTACTACGAAAACAAAACCAGACCAAAATGCAACATTTGTGATATGTTTTCTTTAGCTGTTAAACCTTGAAATAAGACTTTTAAAGAACATCATGACCATACAACCAAGATTTATGACGTGTTACTTTGTATGTCAGCCCATCAACGAAAATGCCATATATGCCCGATTACCAATCCAGCCCTGCCTACCattataaaacaaaacactatTAACAAAGCTGAGATACATTTAAACCAATGTGTTGTATTTTGGTATGTTCATGACAATCTTTAAACATCTTATTACAACATTATGAAAACTTGTTGGAAAGCTTTTTAGCAAAGACCAGAAGACTTGGGCTTCAAATCAGAGCATAGAGTCCAGGTGCTGCAGTAACCAAGTCTGACTAACAGTCCCATTGTCACACTCATAGCCAGGAAGTAGACTGAAGGTACGTGATATTACTTTATTGGAACACACACTGAAATAGAGAAACAATAGGTGAGTAAATGAGATATGTAAAGTTTCTGGAATGCATTTAGCTGTATAACAATGTCTCTATTGCAGGAGGTGATCGGAGGATTCCCGGACGGTAAACAAGGAGGAGAAGGTAAGTCCAAGGTGAGTAGTACGggcttacgaaaattaaccatgtttttttggtgtattgattactatcagcaaaactatggttttactacactaaccatggtttaactatggtttttgaaaacaatttttttgttaattttcgCAAGGGGAGCCTTGGTGTCCATAAGTGAATAGACCAGACAAGGAGTGAAGGGAGCAGAGATATATATAAAGGGGTATGGTAATGGGAAACAGGTGTACGTGCTtacagtgctttaagtggcccaaaagaggtgccggtactctattttattttatttttgctgaCTCCCCTCTTCCCCTGAGGTAACAACAACTATATTGAAGGGGTTTTATATACAGCAGTCAACAGACgactttataaataataataaatccttTTATTAGTTTATGGATTTACTTTAGCTAGAAATAGctactgaacataaataaaatgtgcaaaaggattttgaaaaaatacCCTTAAAGAGCTACTGTAGAAAGAGctactgaacataaataaaatgtgctatAGGGTATTGAAAACGTTTTGGACaaaatgtacataaaataaatgaaaaaacatAATAACATAGTAACCATAGAACagtaaaacataaaaatgagTCTTGAAGATGAAGGTTAATTTCTTTAACGCTgaaaaatatacaaaagcaGATTCAGCAAAATACAATCACAGtacatcaaatgaaaaaaatagaaatattgTACAAATAATTTTACCTAGAAAAGGCTCCAGCACGTTTTGGGCTCCACTTTCCTTGCACTTTGGGCTTCGCAGTTTGTGGATGCTGCACTTCTCCTCCCTAGTGCCATGTCTGCACATATGTTTGTGCATTAAACTGATCCAATGGTGGTCCGTTGCATTTCAGGAAGATCAGATTTGAAAGCCTTTTGATGTTGAGAGAGTTTCTTTTATCTGTCAAAGTATCATTCATTGAGCTGAAAGCTCGCTCGCATTCACTTGTTGATACTGCAATGGTGTGGACAGCTTTAAGAAGAGGCTTCAGGGCTTCTGGTGTCTTGGAAGCTTTAAGGTCTTTATACTCCCTAAATCCTAGGACACTTTCCCTCTCCCCAACTCTGAATCTTTGACATAAACGTCTGACCGCTGCATCCCCATATTGAATATCAAGAGATGAAGGCCAGGAGTCAGACTGGAGGACCTTGATGTCTGAGAGGAGGTGACTATCTGTCTTTTCAGATGAGGTTCTACTGACATGTGAAGAAGTTGTTGGAGTCATCCTGCACTTAACATTTTCAGCCAGGCTACGggttatattgttttttataaccCTCTCATTTTCATGCAGGCATACATTTCtgaagattttctttttttcagcTTCAATGACAGTTTGTGTGTAGGGACCAGGTGTGGATACCATTGACTCAAACACCCGGATTTGTCGTTCCAGCTGCCTGTCGGCTTGATCCAAAGTCATGTCCCGTCTCTGGAGCGTTCTTGAGAGGACACTGAGTTCTGTGAGAGCATCATACATGATGCCAAGATTTACCACAAAAGAAACAGTAGTCAGAACATCATTGAGTCCTTTGTATTTTAATCTCTCTCTTGAGTCTCTGCTGGTATCAGCATCAGCACTTGTAAAGTGTACCTGCAGAGCTTGGTAGTTCTCCCATACTGCTTTCACCGTTCTCTCACTTAAAGCAACCCAACGCACTGATAAAATACGGCCTATCACAAGGAGACACTGTCCAACATTGTTAGCACTCTCTGTTAACTCCCTTTAGTTTTTTGGGGATGCATGGTAGAGGGAGTAAAGCTgatctaaaaatattttaaagtggtTGATTCCTCCTACCTCCTTTAAAACATCACAAACCGCCAGTTCCAGTTTGTGATTGGAACAATGCCAGACAAAAAGGTAAGGGAATTTGGAACAAAGCTGCGCAGCAACTCCTGCTTTCCTCCCAAGCATCACTG from Paramisgurnus dabryanus chromosome 8, PD_genome_1.1, whole genome shotgun sequence includes:
- the LOC135771674 gene encoding uncharacterized protein isoform X5; the protein is MSRDQSRTPQPLLDSKLSEEKSRHTQDSDLSLTLLCYTESKPTDTQDTTVCDSKQSLQEDQTSTESLDSVCNAGEQQQILQTTLKMCSVKLIDCTNLMMKIKTEPTEIKTEPTEIKTEPTEIKTELKEEDRTEEDDDFIPSDVKSDSCLDIEITSSTSKERLTAQTLSCITCGKTFSSQRHLERHERKHTEEKLFNRSEISFTTLQEKKLHSEDHSEKKKKRKQFHCEQCGRICVSSSKLNLHTRTHSDEKPFNCTECGKDFRTKANLKIHLRVHTGEKPYGCPHCEKRFSCKHSLKTHVLLHTNERPYQCSECDKTFMDSSSLKIHQNIHFKEKLYQCLHCDRCFCHKYNLIVHERVHTGEKPYKCSQCDKTFAASSHFKVHQRTHTGEKPYVCAHCGKSFSNSTQLKDHQRVHTGEKPHHCSVCGKSFSRSSQLRAHQRLHTGEKPHHCSVCEKSFSRSTQLRDHQRVHTGEKPYHCSLCGKSFSNLSQLRVHQRVHTGEKPHHCSVCGKSFSSSSQLRVHQRVHTGEKPYHCSVCGKSFSRSTQLRAHQRVHTGEKPYHCSVCGKSVSHQSNLLRHQRVHTGEKPYKCSQCGKTFASSGDFKAHQRVHTGEKV
- the LOC135771674 gene encoding uncharacterized protein isoform X3, with product MNREDVDCCESSVYVTDDGSLDSVWMSRDQSRTPQPLLDSKLSEEKSRHTQDSALSLTLLCYTESKPTDTQDTTVCDSKQSLQEDQTSTESLDSVCNAGEQQQILQTTLKMCSVKPIDCTNLMMIKTEPTEIKTEPTEIKTEPTEIKTEPTEIKTEPTEIKTEPTEEEDRTEEDDDFIPSDVKSDSCLDIEITSSTSKERLTAQTLSCITCGKTFSSQRHLERHERKHTEEKLFNRSEISFTTLQEKKLHSEDHSEKKKKRKQFHCEQCGRICVSSSKLNLHTRTHSDEKPFNCTECGKDFRTKANLKIHLRVHTGEKPYGCPHCEKRFSCKHSLKTHVLLHTNERPYQCSECDKTFMDSSSLKIHQNIHFKEKLYQCLHCDRCFCHKYNLIVHERVHTGEKPYKCSQCDKTFAASSHFKVHQRTHTGEKPYVCAHCGKSFSNSTQLKDHQRVHTGEKPHHCSVCGKSFSRSSQLRAHQRLHTGEKPHHCSVCEKSFSRSTQLRDHQRVHTGEKPYHCSLCGKSFSNLSQLRVHQRVHTGEKPHHCSVCGKSFSSSSQLRVHQRVHTGEKPYHCSVCGKSFSRSTQLRAHQRVHTGEKPYHCSVCGKSVSHQSNLLRHQRVHTGEKPYKCSQCGKTFASSGDFKAHQRVHTGEKV